The sequence below is a genomic window from Pecten maximus chromosome 14, xPecMax1.1, whole genome shotgun sequence.
AGTACTAATTTTACCATTGGTAGCATTATATTAATTGGGAGTATTGTAATGATAATTTCTTTTGTACACTTTTTATTTAAAGTAAGTCCGGCATAACAAATTTTTGGGTAACTCAAGGGTATCAATTTCAGGGGTGCAATACTGGCTATATTCCTTATTTTTGCTGGATAATAAAGATATtgaatcttaaaaaaaaaaaaaaaaaaaaaaggtgtgCAATGTGCACATGATGGGATAAGTAAATACATCAGTTCAGGTAGGTGAAatatcacacatacacatagtgtatatgatcCGTAACAAAACATAGCACCGCACATCAATGTCCTGGTCTACATTGTAGGTGTATTATTATTGCACATGAAACCCTAATTAACAGGTGAGAACAAGTGTAAACACCAAACAACACTAGCAACTTGTTCATATACGTCGTGTAACATAGTTCACTAGACATGCAGCTAGGAGTGTTCAAAATTTCTCAAGTAGCTGTGGTTAACCATTGACCCCGGGGGCTCATTCCTGGATATAGGCTGAAATCGGTACAATCCTTACTCCCAACAGCACTTTATAGTCATCTTACAACCAACACAGTCAGGAATTTCCATTGACCTGGGAGTGGGGTTTGATACTAATAACAGGCTACCGGGTATCGCTAAAATATGGTAAcacaaaattaacaattttctgGCAAAGCACCCACTAGAAATATCAGTCTTGAAACACGATTTGATAACATTCCCATCTAAGTATGGACATCTATGAAGAAACATTTCATAAACACTCAATTTGAGCTACCATCAATATGAACACATTATCAAATGATTTCACATCATTGAAATGCTGAATGCTACACTATATGAAATGGAGGCAAAAAATATGATGACATGATTTTCGTCTGGATGATGAAAACACTAACACCATTTCTAAAATTAATTTTCACAATAACAACAACTATAACATGTTAATGCAAAACATATGTCATTTGTTGCTTAAAAATGTATAGAAGTCTATATTGCTTAATATCAAAAAGGTCAAACCTCAAAGTTCAAAGGCCATAGTTCATTCCTTATGGTGCAATATACACCACAGTAGCCACATATAATGACAacaaagaaatataaacaacaatacaaaatttTCTACGTCTTCAAAAGTGaattttctaattcaaaacaaGTGTCATTCATAACAAGTATGAACAGCCAGACATAATCTACAGTATATTTGGTATCAATAAAATGTCCATTAGTTATTAAAACTCACCCtgtgtattttatttgtaagcAGAATAAGAAAACAATTGCTAGAACCTTAGGTAAAACATAGGTTGGACATTTTGAGACAATAAAACATGCAGGGTATTGTTGCATTTTAAAAATCTGTTCAAAAGCTTTAAACCCTCAAGTTTGTTCTTATATGATTAAATCCAAAGACAAGTATTCTTTTTAAATCTCTAcaaatgatgtacatgtatttgtaaaaagTCCTAAAACTTAGATTTTATGAATAACATCATAGTCTGAAACAAGTTCAACTTGTTCCAAATTTCAGCACATTGGTCTCTGTGAATGGTTcaggaaaaataaaatatgatattataaaaaaTCACCATTCATTTGTGGAATGCTTAAATGTTTGCAGGTTCGTGTTGTGAAAACTGTATTGAAAACCACAAATTATCTTCATAAATCATTCCTAGACTTGTGTACTTAGCAGAGATATTCAGTATTGTGATATTAATTCCTCTTTACGAAAGCCACATAAACAAAGTCAAGGTCTAGATTTGCTTTTTAGAATTTGTGGTCAACATTACAATTCAACAACTTTCACGAAATTCTCACGGGTGTTTTTCATTATCAGGAGGTTATCCTGCGAAAAATTCTTCCTTCGAAAAATTATCATTcatttataaatttttttttctgcgaAATCTTGTATTAGTTGGGCTCTGCTTCAATTCAACAATAGAAAAAGCATATtccactttttaaaaaaacaaatggtTTGCTTTCGATCACTAAAACATTGTGTTTTAATTCAATTCcattcaatattgaaaattatcaaaaagtTATCTTCAGCTGTAAAAATCTGTTATTGTAAGGTTTCCTAAGATAGATTTCTCTGACACTGAAGCGGGTGAATCATACACACCAGTCTCTTATTATTCGTTGGCAATTTTGGTAAAAGTCCAAAATATTCTGATACATAATAACTTATATCCAGAATTCAAAAGCCCTTCTGCTTCGGCTATGACTGGCCTCTCCTTTCACATGTAGCACTAAATGATGTTGTATTCCATCGCTTCATTCAACAGATCTATTTAAGGTTCTAAATTGCATAAAGTTTATTGCAATCTACTTGAGATGTTCATCATCATGATGACTTAAGCTGCTGAGCAGGTTTCTGTGGTTTGGATTACGAAAAGGTTGCTAGCCATTATCATATGGTAACCAGTTAACTGTTGACATTTCTGTAGAAATGGCTAACTGACAAGCTGCCAGGctggtttctatggtaactAGACAACTGTCTAAACACACGGGTCACGAAAGTCTAGATGGCTGCAGTTGCTACCTCTACTTGGACTAGAAGAAACCACCCCTGCTTCCCAGAGTGTCATCGCAGAGGGTAAAACAGAACAGCAGGTCTCCAACTCATCATGGATTCTCAAACTACTGCCTGTCTGAGACACGTCGGTGGACATTCGAGGTAGTGTCCCTCACATCTCCCATGGGGTAAATACAGCTGAATGCTGTTCCTCCCAGGCCTAGATACAGGGGTACCAAGGTGTTTATATGGGACTTTGATTCCCTCAGACTTTGATTCCCTCAGACCTGCCAAACCTTATCTCCTTCATCCTCTGATGAATCTTCCTTATCCTGccaaaagcaaaacaaaaataaatatttgaaaaaaaaaaaaaaaaaaaatcaaacttaatACTATGTATATCCTTTAGCTTCCTGAATTGTTATAATTCACAATTTgtgaataaatttgaaaatataaaaatatatatccatattactaccatatacaatgtattaccaTTCCTGATTATTTCcctttttattatcaatatatcacGATGATTTAACATTGTCAGATAATTACAGCTGACGATGGAGACAGGCTTACCTCAGACCTGTTATCAGGCTGGACAAAGTCGTCAGACAAATTCTCACAGTCTAAGGAGAACTTTCTGCCCGTTTCTAAGGCACTTGTACTGCCTGAAAGTTCAAGGATGTTCTTATTATACAAATGTCACTGTTAGTTACTGTAAACTTTGTCACACTAaaaattgtttgtatttatagcaggCACATTAAATGTTGTCATCTGCCCCATCTACTTTATACATGACAcactgatgattttgtttcttaaataacaaaacaattgacATTTTCTATCAATATTTCCCAACACACATTTAAGCATTGTCAGCTTTCTTTTCCttgtatagatatattgaaAAACTAGAGAGATTTGCATTCATACCTGTTTTGAAATGGCGGGTTGTTGGGAAATCCCGATAACTGTTGTTGTCTGATTGACTTCCCTGGCGTGTGAGGGTTCCCGTGGCGATGAGGGAGGGGCGTGGTGAGTGTAGCGGTGTACAATAATTCAGAGTGTGTACACTACTGCTGCGTGTCATAGGTGCTCGCTGAAATACTCGAATCATAGCATCCTTCTCCGCAAGCTGAGTCTGCAAGGACTTTACCCTGATGAGTGAAAAGGTGATAAATAATTGAGGGAACTAACTAACAAAGCCTATTTTAAGTTCAAACTATTTCTTTATTAAGTACAACCCTAAAACACCATTACTCAACATACCAAAATGAAATTGATCAAAAGGATAAATATGCAATATGATCgcttttttgaaaatattacattgaCCTGAATGATTCTGATTTTGACTCGAATTCAGTGATCTGTGACCAGAATATAATGACTTACTTTGACTCGAGTTCAGTGATCTGTGACCGGAAAACTTCCTCCACCGGTCCCACCTTGGGAGGAAGCTGTAGTCGTTCTGAGTCGAATGACCACTGCTCCTGTAGTTCAGGATTCTGTAGGGTAAGCTGACGCATGTTCTCTTCCAGGTATTTCTGCTCCCACTGAAACATAAGTGTCAAACGtaagtaaaatgtaataataattttaacaaataatcaaaacttcaattcttttttaaaaataaaaaggcaGTATTGCCAATATTGATTTTAGATTATCAGTATTTCCCAAATATAGTTCAACATTTACCTTAACAACTTCTGTTTCAAGCTGCAGAATCTTTGCTTCTTTTTCATTCAGAAGTCGCTGTAGGGAGTAAATGTTGTTCATCTCTGACGCTGTCTCTTTTCCTGGCTCTGTTTTAGGAAGTGTACCGGTCTgtcaaaaaataaatcatttcattatctTAAACAGCTCCAATTTGCTTCCAtctcatttaaaataaataacgGGGTCCAAATTTTAATGTGCTTTACTATCAAGGAGTATAaggaaaaaataatttgatttcttATGAGTAATATTAGCGTTGTTTACTTTGTTTACCTGCTCTTGTGACTTGATTAGTTTTTTCTCCAGATTTGTTCTCAGCTTAGATTCCATTTGTTCACGCTTTTCACATGTAGCTTGTAGTAACGAAAATGCACGCTGTAACTGGTCAAGTCGCTCCATCTGCACTTGCTTCACACAacactgtaaaaaaaaattgtattttcatttattttatcaaagAAAGTCTTAACagtgaataatttttttttaaatctatgaAGACTTGATTAACTACAAAGATAAATGTTCATCTTCGTCAGGGTTGAATCTTATATacaacaaaaaggaaaaaaaatctgtttactTTCACATACGCTGTATTAATCATTTGGACGTTTTACATTAATTGATTAAAACTCACAAGTTTTCAAGTAAATCAAACATTCAAATGAAGTagattgaaattgaaattagtGACTTACCTCCTTCTCCAGCCTGACGACATTGGACTGGGCATTGGTCAATGCTCCGTCCAAGATGTCCAGCTGATCCTTTTGTCCTTGAACTGTTGTCCGGAGTGTCGCAACCTCAAGCTCAAAACGGTCACGTTGATTCTGAAGTTCCTTATCTGTAAATACAGAGGTCAAAGTTACAACTGAGAGTAAAATAAGGTCACGAATAATCATATTACATACCTTTACAGATAATTTTGAAAGTATGGCTTTTGATTGTTTGGAAATGAAGGACTTTGACAAGTttagtatacatgtaactatttttGCGTAAATCTAGCTGTTTCCATTATACCTTCGCCAATATCAATTTCACTGATTACCGGTATTTATGTAGAATTCGGTGAAAACTTACTTTTTGCCAACAAGGCTGATGTACCTTCCTCTCTTTCTACTCCTTGACTTGGCTAAATAGATGAAAAAAAACTCAGGTGAATACATTGTGGTCctacatacatattttaattcACACTGATGTAGAAAAGAGTgcacaataaaaatatatcatagaaATTAACAATTATCCTAAAAGCTCTGATTGCATTTTGATTTAACATTCAAACAAGAAGAATTTAATACTAGTTTTTATTGAATGTAATCCAGACTTTCAGTTGTTCTGACAATAAAAGTGGCATAATTTTACTTCAAAGTTCTTTTAATTTCAAGTTGACCCAATTTTAATTACGATGTTAAAACATCAACAGACACTTACCTCAATGTTAGAACCATGACTAGATTTTTCGAATTTTtctgcaattaaaaaaaaatattgatgaattttCGATTATGTTTTAGCATTAAGTAAATATTCAACCATATTACTATGAATGatctttaatttacatttaaccATATTTGggaatacatataaataaatcacaTTTGTATGAAATAGCAATCGGAAGcgtttacctgtatacaataacaatgaaGGATTTGTCGAtagtgtttacaatgacatcccCCTATTGACTCACTGGGGAAGAATGTTTTAAACTGTTGAAAAGAATTTTGAGTAAacactgtatacctatatatacacagtacagCAATTATTTTGTAAGTTCAAAGATTTTTGATGTTTATTCCATTTTTGTGTTACCGGGTACGTTTAGTacccaaaaataaaatgatccATGACAAAGAATTGaattaaagataattttttattaaattaaaatttaatgaagTATAACATTAAAGACATCGTCTTACTACACACAAAATCGTCCAAAGATATAAATCCTTTCATAATATGATGTAAAAAAATTGGTTCAAAGAATCTTTTTCGGAGCTCCTATTAACATTAGGGGTTTAATGGAGTATAACAACATCTGCCTCTAACCGAACAGTAGaatacatttctttaaaaactAGGCACAAAAGAAAAGCAATTTATTCTTTTTGAAGGTTTTTACTGAGGACCTGGACTCTGTTCCACATTCCATGTAGCGGTGTTTTTCAAAGGCTAAAATCCTTATCACAAGTTTGCCGTGTTGTTACACAAAAGAGCCTAACGATTATAGAGGGAGAATGGAGTAACCCTACACAACAATAGGTGGTTGAGCCGATCCTTGCCACGTGTTCGACCAAGTGTGACAGACATAATACAGTAGACATTCCTTCCCAATTCAATGTCCTGTTACTCTACCTAATTCATAATTTCCTTTACAAATAAAATTCCTCCTTTTAAACTTCATTTCCTTTTATTCCTattttgtgaaatttaattTCCTTTCTGTCCAACTTTGTTCCGATCTGCTCACCAGACAGAACatagcccccctcccccccctgcccccccaatttctttttttttttttttgataatattaGAGAGATGCAACACAAACACTAAAATgatgatatcatatatacattcGGAAACTGTAAGTAAGTTGTATAACTTAGAGCTAGACTTATTCAATGGAAATAAATGTTTCATAAACCATGCAAATTAATGCCACCTGCAATCTAGAGTTACAAATACTCTCTCATTCTGTCATCTACATCATCAAATATGATAATTAGAGGTAAATCGGCACCATGAAGCACATTCCTTTACTTATTCTGATAACACTAGAAACCAGAGTGGAACAACCCAACACAATCACCAGATCATACTACAAGGGAATGTTAGGTGAGAtaggtaatgatttttaaaCCTGTTATTACATACCTCATATAGCTGTCGCCAAATATTTATGCAAATAAGGCAGGTGTTAGCACATATCGTTTTCACATGATATGTTTAAGTATTATTTTAAGTTCTATAAAGATGTTTTAAGCACCATGACAGTTTGATCTATCAAGAAGATGAATTGCTTACCTTTCAATGTCTTGTTCTGAGAGAGTAATTTCCTTATTTGCTCCTCAAGTCgctttttcatcattttttctaatttttctCGCTTTTGCGAAGACTGTACTAAAGATTCATATGCCTCATGGACTTTCTGGATTTCCATCTCAAACTGTAAAAGAAAAAGTACATAAATAGTATTAATCAAATTCTCCTGTAAAATCTATCTGCATTTATATTCACACAATATTTTTGAATGTGGAACATTTCAGGAAAGTGAAGAAATCTTTAATACCAAAAGACAACAAAATTgtagaaatatgaaataaactAATATTAAGTTCAAGGTGTATCAGCTCTCTGACAAAACTTTACCTTATATAGAATATTTACCTTTTGAAGTTTGGAGActtttttacaataaatattaaGATCTTCTCGTAATCGCTTGTTTTCCTCTGTCAAAATTTCAACCATGTCTGTCGTCCGTAGAGGATTAAGCTCATGAGCAGCAGGCgaactgtaaacaaaaacaaagcatCTTTAATCTGAATCCTCTAAAGGCACcacaaccattatataatcGGTGTTTTCTTTACGAACGTCTAAAATAGACGTAGCAGAAGAATATATATTCACCTTTGTCTATGGGGAGGGAGTTGCTGTGAGTGGAGTTGTGCTGCTAATGCTTCGGGGTTGTGCGATTCCCAATATCTGTGCAGATCGGGTTGAGAATGACACGATTTTATTTCCACTGATTCAACAGTTTCATATGACCTTTTCATTTTTGTTCTGTCCATATTTTCGTACAATCCATTTGCTCCAGGATACTGCGGTGGAGGCGTTAGCGTTGTAAAATACGCTGCCTGTAAACTAGAATTCGTCGTTTGCTGTTGATTTGATCCTGTATATGCCCAGTCTGTATTAGCAACGGAAAATGAACACAAATGTGATTCCCCCAAGTCTTTACCGCCCATCCCACTATCCCCAACCTTCTGCCCTTGGGGCAGGAGGTGTGGGTGTTGTGTCCAGGGGTAGAACGGACCACTGTTTAGATAGCCCCGATTATCCGTGGGGTGGGGTACTTGTCCGTAGTAGGGGACACTACTCTGTTGTGATTTTGAGTCCTGTGCGAGGCGCGCCATGATGCTGTATTCCTCGCTGCACTCTGTTTGGTGGTGGTAGGAGGGAGTGGCAGTTTCCTCCCCCTGAGGTTCCTGTCGCTGTGACGATGACAAGTTCTCCATGGACGAAACCGAAACATCCGTACTCGTCTCACTCCCAGAGAAACTCTGACGAAGACCTACAATCACAAAACGAAGGTTAAAATCATAAAAACTATAAACTTATACACTTTAGTTGTGATTTTctttcaaacatttttacacAATATGCTGCACTACAGCATGTAAGCATTTTAAAATTTCGCTTGGGAATTTCATCCAAATCCCTCACACagcttttaaaattttattgattttatgtCTGGTAATACAACACAATAAAACACCTTTTAAAGTATAACTTACCGGAAATATCAGATTTAAAATCACAAACATAGAATTTTCCCCAGTCGGAAGTGTCATAAAACCATTTTTGTCGATTTTAACACTCGCAGTACGGGATGtggtattatgatatacatcataactaaagcatttttttttaaagcgacactatatatatatattgaaaatgtacatcatacataTGATTCATGATATTACAGTCATGTTCTTTGTATAAAGGAGTGGATTTCATGGAAATCTTCACAAATAAATTTCAGCtgctttttaatttataatGCTGCTGCTTCTTTGCATAAAATGTAAcctatactatatatttgttcAGTCTACTCTTTCtagaaaaagtaaaattttagATAACACACCCCTATTTTTTGGAATTcataaatcaaaccaaattaAATGGATGCATATATCTGGTTACTTACTTGGCTGGGCCATCTGTTTACTGTGCCCAGGGTAGGGGGGTGGATCTCGATATTGTGACTGCATCATCAACCCTTGGTCAGCCTCCGTAACTACCAAGTATTCATCACTTGAATAGGCCTTCAGCAAGTCTACAACACACAAGTAAATATCTGGTCAATTACCACTCTTACTGATTTAACCACAATAACCACTATATAACCACTGTAACCATTGTTGCTGACTTATCCACTGTAACTGCTATAACCACTGTAATTGCTATAACCAATGTAACTTATATAACCACTGTGACTGATTCAACCTGTAACTGATTTAATTAGTAGCTATTTTAACCACTCTAACTGATTTAACCACAAACTGATTTGATCACTTTTATTGATATCCGCAACCATTGTAACTACTTTAACCACTGTAACTGATTTAACCACTGTAACTTATTTAACCAATGTAACTGATTTAACCACTGTAACTGCTTTAACCACTTTAACTGCTATAACCATTGTAACTGCTATAACCACTCTAACTGATGTCATGCCTATTACAGAATGTATTGTTAAGACTTAAATACAATTGCAGAGTGTTCAAAAAATGTCACACACCTAAATCAgtaataacatttatttattatcaattatttcaatgggagtttttttttttttttttcaaaaaatatacagtgtaaaaaatatataacactgttttactttttaattatgaagtctgtatacatatatatatatatatctacgcATACAAACTCATTAAAGACGATTTAAAATCttatgatgtaaatatctaACACAAACTAAACTGCTACCTCATTATCAATAACTGGTGTATGCGCTTCTTCCTAAAtgattataacaaaacatttttcaGACCTGCGTCATTCCACCAAAAAATGAACATATGGTGGATGTGTTATAACAGCCCCACCTGTCTGTAAGCCATAAAGACCGTTAATTTTAGCTGCTACGCTTAGGATCTTTTCCACAGCGCTCTTAACAGACATTTGAGGAATGTTTAGAGCTACCTATAGCATGTACACCACTAATAGCCTTATCGAGACTGTAATTGAATTTACACGTAAAAACCATTTCCGCTGTTTTCAGTGCCTGATCCGCAGATCGGGTACAAATTTGCAATGAAACTGACAATACGTATTAAACAGAGATATGTATAgattattatacatttatataaactatGATAGCAAAATGGTTACTCCTATTAATATATacctttaattatatatatactcgtACGGATATATTAAGGATCATACATATAAGTGGCTATGTAATCAtaatatggaatttattgagTTCAATGATTTGGTATATATGCACCACAAGCCTTTACCTAAGTGCAGACATTTCAAACTAGTGAATTACGCAGTCacaagtgtaagattctgttcATCACATAACTCATCTATGAGAATATATTGGTAAATTCTCTCAAATTAATCTCTATATACGACAGGTTATTTTTTAATCAGGTGGTATGATTTTTTCTACAGAGATTAATCGTCAATTGTTTAAcgtgatatatgtatttgtgatgtcataaatacatgtcttatatatgatattgatcaCATATGGCTTTGTTTAATGTTACATAATGGGCCAGTAATTATAGGATaaaggtatatagatatgtttcAAAAGCATTCACACATCAATTATAAAATTGCAGAAAAATCTAGGCAAATGGTATCTTGACAGTATCTTATCTCAAATGACCAACAACGCCTAGtattaatgattatatataacagtattgtGTCTGATAGCTCAGAGGCATCGACTGTTGATATATATTGcctgataatatatataccggggacacaactttttttatataccatacctacacCCCACAGCCCACAGCAGGTACCCTAAAATTGTTCCACTTAATTTAAACCACTTGAATAGCAAGTATTTAATCAGACATGTGTCTTTATAtgaaaaaatcttaattttgttcTTGTCGAGATTTCTCTCACCGCTCAAAATAAATTCTCCCAACTAGAGTTTGTGAGACAAATGGAAGC
It includes:
- the LOC117341988 gene encoding angiomotin-like isoform X3, with translation MMQSQYRDPPPYPGHSKQMAQPSLRQSFSGSETSTDVSVSSMENLSSSQRQEPQGEETATPSYHHQTECSEEYSIMARLAQDSKSQQSSVPYYGQVPHPTDNRGYLNSGPFYPWTQHPHLLPQGQKVGDSGMGGKDLGESHLCSFSVANTDWAYTGSNQQQTTNSSLQAAYFTTLTPPPQYPGANGLYENMDRTKMKRSYETVESVEIKSCHSQPDLHRYWESHNPEALAAQLHSQQLPPHRQSSPAAHELNPLRTTDMVEILTEENKRLREDLNIYCKKVSKLQKFEMEIQKVHEAYESLVQSSQKREKLEKMMKKRLEEQIRKLLSQNKTLKEKFEKSSHGSNIEPSQGVEREEGTSALLAKNKELQNQRDRFELEVATLRTTVQGQKDQLDILDGALTNAQSNVVRLEKECCVKQVQMERLDQLQRAFSLLQATCEKREQMESKLRTNLEKKLIKSQEQTGTLPKTEPGKETASEMNNIYSLQRLLNEKEAKILQLETEVVKWEQKYLEENMRQLTLQNPELQEQWSFDSERLQLPPKVGPVEEVFRSQITELESKVKSLQTQLAEKDAMIRVFQRAPMTRSSSVHTLNYCTPLHSPRPSLIATGTLTRQGSQSDNNSYRDFPTTRHFKTGSTSALETGRKFSLDCENLSDDFVQPDNRSEDKEDSSEDEGDKVWQV
- the LOC117341988 gene encoding angiomotin-like isoform X1; the encoded protein is MVLTHQTHSSGDVSPTYANMDEIQDLLKAYSSDEYLVVTEADQGLMMQSQYRDPPPYPGHSKQMAQPSLRQSFSGSETSTDVSVSSMENLSSSQRQEPQGEETATPSYHHQTECSEEYSIMARLAQDSKSQQSSVPYYGQVPHPTDNRGYLNSGPFYPWTQHPHLLPQGQKVGDSGMGGKDLGESHLCSFSVANTDWAYTGSNQQQTTNSSLQAAYFTTLTPPPQYPGANGLYENMDRTKMKRSYETVESVEIKSCHSQPDLHRYWESHNPEALAAQLHSQQLPPHRQSSPAAHELNPLRTTDMVEILTEENKRLREDLNIYCKKVSKLQKFEMEIQKVHEAYESLVQSSQKREKLEKMMKKRLEEQIRKLLSQNKTLKEKFEKSSHGSNIEPSQGVEREEGTSALLAKNKELQNQRDRFELEVATLRTTVQGQKDQLDILDGALTNAQSNVVRLEKECCVKQVQMERLDQLQRAFSLLQATCEKREQMESKLRTNLEKKLIKSQEQTGTLPKTEPGKETASEMNNIYSLQRLLNEKEAKILQLETEVVKWEQKYLEENMRQLTLQNPELQEQWSFDSERLQLPPKVGPVEEVFRSQITELESKVKSLQTQLAEKDAMIRVFQRAPMTRSSSVHTLNYCTPLHSPRPSLIATGTLTRQGSQSDNNSYRDFPTTRHFKTGSTSALETGRKFSLDCENLSDDFVQPDNRSEDKEDSSEDEGDKVWQV
- the LOC117341988 gene encoding angiomotin-like isoform X2; the encoded protein is MFIDLLKAYSSDEYLVVTEADQGLMMQSQYRDPPPYPGHSKQMAQPSLRQSFSGSETSTDVSVSSMENLSSSQRQEPQGEETATPSYHHQTECSEEYSIMARLAQDSKSQQSSVPYYGQVPHPTDNRGYLNSGPFYPWTQHPHLLPQGQKVGDSGMGGKDLGESHLCSFSVANTDWAYTGSNQQQTTNSSLQAAYFTTLTPPPQYPGANGLYENMDRTKMKRSYETVESVEIKSCHSQPDLHRYWESHNPEALAAQLHSQQLPPHRQSSPAAHELNPLRTTDMVEILTEENKRLREDLNIYCKKVSKLQKFEMEIQKVHEAYESLVQSSQKREKLEKMMKKRLEEQIRKLLSQNKTLKEKFEKSSHGSNIEPSQGVEREEGTSALLAKNKELQNQRDRFELEVATLRTTVQGQKDQLDILDGALTNAQSNVVRLEKECCVKQVQMERLDQLQRAFSLLQATCEKREQMESKLRTNLEKKLIKSQEQTGTLPKTEPGKETASEMNNIYSLQRLLNEKEAKILQLETEVVKWEQKYLEENMRQLTLQNPELQEQWSFDSERLQLPPKVGPVEEVFRSQITELESKVKSLQTQLAEKDAMIRVFQRAPMTRSSSVHTLNYCTPLHSPRPSLIATGTLTRQGSQSDNNSYRDFPTTRHFKTGSTSALETGRKFSLDCENLSDDFVQPDNRSEDKEDSSEDEGDKVWQV